One Alligator mississippiensis isolate rAllMis1 chromosome 1, rAllMis1, whole genome shotgun sequence genomic window carries:
- the ZC2HC1B gene encoding zinc finger C2HC domain-containing protein 1B, translating to MNQMPVKELSGATAGSQVLLPCEICGRHFKQDVLMRHSPICQKVFSKKRKPFNSLKQRLQGTEITTVKKQPQPKNQVQKKSNWRQHHEDFMNAIQSAKEVTKAMKEGRPLPPPPPPSINPDYIQCPYCSRRFNEAAAGRHINFCKEQSTRRTFSPSTKAAKPALGKQQKREPALTTAVDSLLQNKVQEAANANQLRAGAIVEPSAGIPQKTKKMSTSSGKN from the exons CTGCCGGAAGTCAAGTTTTGCTTCCTTGTGAAATCTGTGGAAGGCACTTTAAACAAGATGTTCTG ATGAGGCATTCCCCAATATGCCAGAAAGTCTTCAGCAAGAAACGCAAGCCTTTCAATTCCTTGAAACAGAGACTGCAAGGAACTGAAATTACCACTGTGAAGAAACAGCCACAACCAAAG AATCAAGTGCAAAAGAAATCTAACTGGAGACAGCATCATGAGGACTTCATGAATGCTATTCAGTCAGCCAAGGAAGTCACAAAAGCCATGAAAGAGGGTCGCCCTCTTCCCCCACCGCCCCCTCCAAGCATCAATCCAG ACTATATTCAGTGTCCTTACTGCTCAAGAAGGTTTaatgaggctgcagcagggagacacaTTAATTTCTGCAAAGAACAATCTACCCGACGTACCTTTTCACCAAGTACAAAAGCGGCCAAACCAGCCCTG GGCAAACAACAAAAGAGAGAACCAGCTTTAACAACTGCTGTGGACTCACTGCTTCAGAACAAAGTACAAGAAGCTGCCAATGCAAATCAGTTGAGGGCAG gagctATTGTGGAGCCTTCTGCTGGAATTCCacagaaaaccaaaaaaatgaGTACATCCTCTGGAAAAAACTAG